In Rubrivirga marina, the following are encoded in one genomic region:
- a CDS encoding glycoside hydrolase family 5 protein, producing the protein MTRHLLLLATIVAALPAAAQLPAVHVEGNRFVNEAGETVVFRGVSIADPDKVERDGQWGPALFEEVADWGANVVRLPVHPRAWRARGEEGYLELLDQAVEWAGAAGLYVVIDWHSIGNLRTEVFQHPMYETSKGETARFWRTVSQRYAGNPTVAFYELFNEPTSYNGTLGRLSWHEHRELMEDLIDIVRASDPGTIPLVGGLDWSYDLSGVREDPVRAEGIAYVTHPYPQKRERPWEPKWEETWGFVADTYPLFATELGFMSADGPGAHIPVISDETYGEAIVAFFEARGISWAPWVFDPQWSPQMIQSWDFEPTVQGAFFRDAMRRLND; encoded by the coding sequence ATGACTCGACACCTCCTCCTGCTCGCCACGATCGTCGCCGCCCTGCCGGCCGCGGCACAGCTCCCCGCCGTCCACGTCGAGGGCAACCGGTTCGTGAACGAGGCCGGCGAGACCGTCGTCTTCCGCGGCGTCTCGATCGCCGACCCCGACAAGGTCGAGCGCGACGGCCAGTGGGGCCCGGCGCTCTTCGAGGAGGTCGCCGACTGGGGCGCCAACGTGGTCCGCCTGCCGGTCCACCCGCGGGCGTGGCGGGCGCGCGGCGAGGAGGGCTACCTCGAGTTGCTGGACCAGGCGGTCGAGTGGGCCGGGGCCGCCGGGCTCTACGTCGTGATCGACTGGCACTCGATCGGCAACCTCCGGACGGAGGTGTTCCAGCACCCGATGTACGAGACGTCGAAGGGCGAGACGGCCCGGTTCTGGCGGACGGTCTCGCAGCGCTACGCCGGGAACCCGACGGTCGCCTTCTACGAGCTGTTCAACGAGCCGACGAGCTACAACGGCACGCTCGGCCGGCTCTCGTGGCACGAGCACCGCGAGCTGATGGAGGACCTCATCGACATCGTCCGCGCCAGCGACCCCGGCACGATCCCGCTCGTCGGCGGGCTCGACTGGTCCTACGACCTCTCGGGCGTTCGCGAGGACCCGGTCCGGGCGGAGGGCATCGCCTACGTCACGCACCCGTACCCGCAGAAGCGCGAGCGGCCGTGGGAGCCGAAGTGGGAGGAGACGTGGGGCTTCGTGGCCGACACGTACCCGCTCTTCGCGACGGAGCTCGGCTTCATGAGCGCCGACGGGCCGGGCGCGCACATCCCGGTCATCTCCGACGAGACGTACGGCGAGGCCATCGTCGCCTTTTTCGAGGCGCGCGGCATCTCGTGGGCACCGTGGGTCTTCGACCCGCAGTGGTCGCCGCAGATGATCCAGAGCTGGGACTTCGAGCCGACGGTCCAGGGCGCCTTCTTCCGCGACGCCATGCGCCGGCTGAACGACTGA
- a CDS encoding glycoside hydrolase family 9 protein — protein sequence MPRRFLTSLATLAASVGLWAAPASAQRTFALTDAGYFQREGVSVMAFQDFYPDGHQGGVTVVQHGIRLAANGDLRLNATPGQWDPVPKQDAREVVDGEIVTRLSYPDPGKNRTGFNPILYPDLEMSYAVRARAEGDAVVVTVDLDEALPAEYVGEVGFNLELYPVDLFGKGWLLGDARGQFPRQPNGPMRVDAEGVAQAVPFATGRRLTVAPESETLRLQIESATGELVLLDGRNQHNNGWFVVRETVPAGATTGAIEWTIRPHAVEGWVYEPVVQVSQVGYHPAQRKVVVIEHDRRDAERTPARLLRLGADATEVVREAVPEAWGGDFLRYQYRLFDFSDVTVPGLYAVEYRGRRSHAFEIARDVYARDVWQPTVDYFLPVQMCHMRVEDPYRLWHGVCHLDDARMAPADTNHFDGYVQGPDLLTDVEPGQRVPNLDVGGWHDAGDDDLRIESQADEVWVLAASYEAFDALRDYDNTQIDQSARLARIHRPDGVPDLLQQVEHGTLNIVGGYRSLGRLYRGVIVPTLEQYRMIGDFAGSTDNVDFEPDSGLPPDDRWVFTEEHAGHEFKGIAALAIAGRVLRAHTPDLAAEAEAAAVTLWAMDHGDALAEQTAAAVELLLTTGDDTYRQWLLDHEAEIVEAIGRTGWALGRTLDAVGDAGFEAAVREAVAGAQAGTVEAQPAPPYGVPYEPYIWGAGWGIQAFGVQQYFLHRAFPESVSSEYLLNALNFILGVHPGSNTASFASGVGATSVERGYGLNRADYAYIPGGVASGTALIRPDFPELKDYPYLWQQAEYVMGGGATHFMLLALAADQVLND from the coding sequence GTGCCCCGCCGATTCCTGACCTCCCTCGCCACCCTGGCCGCCTCGGTCGGCCTCTGGGCAGCGCCGGCCTCTGCCCAGCGCACGTTCGCGCTGACCGACGCCGGGTACTTCCAGCGCGAGGGCGTGAGCGTCATGGCCTTCCAGGACTTCTACCCGGACGGTCACCAGGGCGGCGTCACCGTCGTCCAGCACGGGATCCGGCTCGCCGCCAACGGCGACCTCCGCCTCAACGCGACGCCGGGCCAGTGGGACCCCGTCCCCAAGCAGGACGCCCGCGAGGTGGTCGACGGCGAGATCGTCACGCGCCTCTCGTACCCGGACCCCGGCAAAAACCGGACGGGCTTCAACCCGATCCTGTACCCGGACCTCGAGATGAGCTACGCCGTCCGCGCCCGCGCCGAGGGCGACGCCGTCGTGGTGACGGTCGACCTCGACGAGGCGCTCCCGGCCGAGTACGTCGGCGAGGTCGGGTTCAACCTGGAGTTGTACCCCGTCGATCTGTTCGGGAAGGGGTGGCTGCTCGGCGACGCGCGCGGCCAGTTCCCCCGCCAGCCCAACGGGCCCATGCGCGTCGACGCCGAGGGCGTGGCGCAGGCCGTCCCGTTCGCGACCGGCCGGCGCCTGACGGTCGCGCCCGAGAGCGAGACGCTCCGCCTGCAGATCGAGAGCGCGACGGGCGAGCTGGTGCTCCTCGACGGTCGCAACCAGCACAACAACGGCTGGTTCGTCGTCCGCGAGACGGTCCCGGCCGGCGCGACCACGGGCGCCATCGAGTGGACGATCCGCCCACACGCGGTCGAGGGCTGGGTGTACGAACCCGTCGTCCAGGTGTCGCAGGTCGGGTACCACCCGGCGCAGCGGAAGGTCGTCGTCATCGAGCACGACCGGCGCGACGCCGAGCGGACGCCGGCCCGCCTCCTCCGCCTCGGCGCCGACGCCACCGAGGTCGTGCGGGAGGCTGTGCCCGAGGCGTGGGGCGGCGACTTCCTCCGCTACCAGTACCGCCTGTTCGATTTTTCCGATGTGACGGTGCCGGGCCTCTACGCCGTCGAGTACCGCGGCCGGCGCTCGCACGCCTTCGAGATCGCGCGCGACGTCTACGCCCGCGACGTCTGGCAGCCGACGGTCGACTACTTCCTGCCGGTCCAGATGTGCCACATGCGCGTCGAGGACCCCTATCGCCTCTGGCACGGCGTCTGCCACCTCGACGACGCCCGCATGGCGCCGGCCGACACGAACCACTTCGACGGCTACGTCCAGGGTCCGGACCTGCTGACGGACGTCGAGCCCGGCCAGCGCGTCCCGAACCTCGACGTCGGCGGCTGGCACGACGCGGGCGACGACGACCTCCGCATCGAGTCGCAGGCCGACGAGGTCTGGGTCCTCGCGGCGTCCTACGAGGCGTTCGACGCGCTCCGCGACTACGACAACACCCAGATCGACCAGAGCGCGCGGCTCGCCAGGATCCACCGGCCCGACGGCGTGCCGGATCTGTTGCAGCAGGTCGAGCACGGGACCCTCAACATCGTCGGCGGCTACCGGTCGCTGGGCCGGCTCTACCGCGGCGTCATCGTCCCGACGCTGGAGCAGTACCGGATGATCGGCGACTTCGCCGGGAGCACGGACAACGTCGACTTCGAACCGGACAGCGGCCTTCCGCCGGACGACCGCTGGGTCTTTACGGAGGAGCACGCGGGCCATGAGTTCAAGGGCATCGCCGCCCTCGCCATCGCCGGGCGCGTCCTCCGCGCCCACACCCCCGACCTCGCCGCCGAGGCGGAGGCGGCCGCCGTGACCCTCTGGGCGATGGACCACGGCGACGCGCTCGCCGAGCAGACCGCCGCCGCCGTCGAGCTCCTCCTCACGACCGGCGACGACACGTACCGCCAGTGGCTCCTCGACCACGAGGCCGAGATCGTCGAGGCCATCGGCCGGACGGGCTGGGCGCTCGGCCGCACGCTCGACGCCGTCGGCGACGCGGGCTTCGAAGCGGCCGTGCGCGAGGCCGTGGCCGGGGCGCAGGCCGGGACCGTCGAGGCGCAGCCGGCGCCGCCCTACGGCGTCCCGTACGAGCCCTACATCTGGGGCGCGGGCTGGGGCATCCAGGCGTTCGGCGTGCAGCAGTACTTCCTGCACCGCGCGTTCCCCGAGAGCGTGTCGTCGGAGTACCTGCTGAACGCGCTCAACTTCATCTTGGGCGTCCACCCCGGGAGCAACACGGCGTCGTTCGCGAGCGGCGTCGGCGCGACGTCGGTGGAGCGCGGCTACGGCCTCAACCGGGCCGACTACGCTTACATCCCGGGCGGCGTGGCCTCCGGCACGGCGCTCATCCGGCCCGACTTCCCGGAGCTCAAGGACTACCCGTACCTCTGGCAGCAGGCCGAGTACGTGATGGGCGGCGGGGCCACGCACTTCATGCTCCTCGCCCTCGCCGCCGACCAGGTCCTCAACGACTGA
- a CDS encoding glycoside hydrolase family 5 protein, whose translation MDRRAFLGSASAAAASLTVAGCATSAAPASAAAPEAGGARAALAPTAARSTDGEVVVSRPGDLPGTRTQPRIPRWRGFNLTELTGGDRDRSFREDDFAWIAELGFDFVRIPMSYWAWSSPDDWMTIDEDGLAKVDEAVEYGEKHGLHVNLNLHRIPGYCVNQRELEPHLLFDSPREEMELAMEAALHHWRTLAERYRHTSNQAVSYDLFNEPPWTYQDQSRYVEVAHRLVGAIRDVDPDRLIVADGADIGQTPVPGVVGLGLVQSTRGYLPKMVSHYTATWVPKNEFESFDTPVWPMRADDGRMWDKEVLRAELVDKWVPLVNQGVPVHVGEWGCYNQTPHAACLAWMEDVTSLWREMGWGWAMWNFRGSFGILDSGREDVEYEDFRGHKLDRKMADLLLAS comes from the coding sequence ATGGACCGCCGTGCCTTCCTCGGATCCGCCTCGGCCGCGGCCGCCAGCCTCACCGTCGCCGGCTGCGCGACCTCCGCCGCGCCCGCGTCCGCCGCGGCGCCCGAGGCGGGGGGAGCCCGCGCGGCGCTCGCGCCGACCGCCGCGCGCTCCACCGACGGCGAGGTCGTCGTCAGCCGGCCCGGCGACCTCCCGGGCACGCGGACGCAGCCGCGCATCCCGCGCTGGCGCGGGTTCAACCTCACGGAGCTGACCGGCGGCGACCGCGACCGGTCATTCCGCGAGGACGACTTCGCCTGGATCGCCGAGCTCGGCTTCGACTTCGTCCGCATCCCGATGTCGTACTGGGCGTGGTCGTCCCCCGACGACTGGATGACGATCGACGAGGACGGGCTGGCGAAGGTCGACGAGGCCGTCGAGTACGGCGAGAAGCACGGGCTCCACGTCAACCTCAACCTCCACCGGATCCCCGGCTACTGCGTCAACCAGCGCGAGCTGGAGCCGCACCTCCTGTTCGACAGCCCGCGCGAAGAAATGGAGCTCGCGATGGAGGCCGCTCTCCACCACTGGCGGACGCTCGCGGAGCGCTACAGGCACACCTCGAACCAGGCCGTCTCGTACGACCTGTTCAACGAGCCGCCGTGGACGTACCAGGACCAGAGCCGCTACGTCGAGGTGGCCCACCGGCTCGTCGGTGCGATCCGCGACGTCGACCCCGACCGGCTCATCGTGGCCGACGGCGCCGACATCGGGCAGACGCCGGTGCCCGGGGTGGTCGGCCTCGGGCTCGTGCAGAGCACCCGCGGCTACCTGCCGAAGATGGTCAGCCACTACACGGCGACGTGGGTGCCCAAGAACGAGTTCGAGAGCTTCGACACGCCCGTCTGGCCCATGCGCGCCGACGACGGCCGGATGTGGGACAAAGAGGTCTTGCGGGCGGAGCTCGTCGACAAGTGGGTCCCGCTCGTGAACCAGGGCGTGCCGGTCCACGTCGGCGAGTGGGGCTGCTACAACCAGACGCCGCACGCGGCCTGCCTCGCCTGGATGGAGGACGTCACGAGCCTGTGGCGCGAGATGGGCTGGGGCTGGGCGATGTGGAATTTCCGCGGCTCGTTCGGCATCCTCGACAGCGGCCGCGAGGACGTCGAGTACGAGGACTTCCGCGGCCACAAGCTGGACCGGAAGATGGCCGACCTCCTCCTCGCCAGCTGA
- a CDS encoding glycosyl hydrolase — MRCFLLLIVLAGAVHAQTVVEAEGGELVGAAAVATSRAGYSGTGYVTGLGADGDSLRLVIDGTGEFVQLRLAVAGSGRFATFEVRLDGDVIAGGNTTVGSSFRELAVDERRLSAGPHVVTIHGSVDVDYLVLEPVSYEGPAAPPPVLSDPDATDSARALFAFLLDIYGEHVLAGQQDGYQNGAPSTREIDYVESVTGTVPAVGAFDLINYSPSRRARGTNPTGWAEHWIEWAGDHGIVTLMWHWNAPTDLLDTSDQPWWRGFYTEATTFDVEAALAQGPGGEDYELLLRDIDAIAVELQKFEDADVPVLWRPLHEAYGRWFWWGAKGPGPYVALWRLMYERLVEYHGLHNLIWVHTHRPSDGDQAAWYPGDAYVDVVGVDEYVEDPDAVFRSDWELLQEQFGANKLVALTETGTLPDMTRSVDFGMTWSWFAVWEGSFIRDLDTDRLVDVYTSEVVLTRDELPDWRSYTLATAEADGPEAPTDHATITPNPSAGPVTLRLDLGAAADVVVETFDALGRRVGRQSLGTMPAGSLAVALAAPAVPGPYFVRVTAGDRVVRGRFVVAR; from the coding sequence ATGCGCTGCTTCCTGCTCCTCATCGTCCTCGCGGGCGCCGTCCACGCCCAGACCGTCGTCGAGGCGGAGGGGGGCGAGCTCGTCGGCGCGGCCGCGGTCGCCACCAGCCGGGCGGGCTACTCCGGGACCGGCTACGTCACCGGCCTCGGCGCCGACGGCGACAGCCTCCGTCTCGTCATCGACGGCACCGGCGAGTTCGTCCAGCTTCGGCTGGCGGTCGCCGGGAGCGGACGGTTCGCGACCTTCGAGGTCCGCCTCGACGGCGACGTGATCGCGGGCGGCAACACGACCGTCGGGTCCAGCTTCCGCGAGCTCGCGGTCGACGAGCGGCGGCTGAGTGCCGGCCCACACGTCGTCACGATCCACGGCTCGGTCGACGTGGACTACCTGGTGCTGGAGCCGGTCTCGTACGAGGGGCCCGCCGCGCCGCCGCCGGTCCTGTCGGATCCCGACGCGACGGACTCGGCGAGGGCGCTGTTCGCGTTCCTCCTCGACATCTACGGCGAGCACGTCCTCGCGGGGCAGCAGGACGGCTACCAGAACGGCGCGCCCTCGACGCGCGAGATCGACTACGTCGAGTCGGTGACGGGGACGGTGCCGGCGGTCGGGGCGTTCGACCTCATCAACTACTCGCCCTCGCGCCGCGCGCGCGGGACGAACCCGACGGGCTGGGCCGAGCACTGGATCGAGTGGGCCGGCGACCACGGGATCGTCACGCTGATGTGGCACTGGAACGCGCCGACGGACCTGCTCGACACGAGCGACCAGCCGTGGTGGCGCGGCTTCTACACCGAGGCCACGACGTTCGACGTGGAGGCCGCGCTCGCCCAGGGGCCCGGCGGCGAGGACTACGAGCTGCTCCTCCGCGACATCGACGCGATCGCCGTCGAGCTCCAGAAGTTCGAGGACGCCGACGTGCCGGTCCTCTGGCGCCCGCTCCACGAGGCGTACGGGCGTTGGTTCTGGTGGGGAGCCAAGGGCCCGGGGCCGTACGTCGCGCTGTGGCGGCTGATGTACGAGCGGCTCGTCGAGTACCACGGCCTCCACAACCTGATCTGGGTCCACACTCACCGGCCCTCGGACGGCGACCAGGCCGCGTGGTACCCCGGCGACGCCTACGTCGACGTCGTGGGCGTCGACGAGTACGTCGAGGACCCCGACGCCGTGTTCCGGAGCGACTGGGAGCTGCTGCAGGAGCAGTTCGGCGCCAACAAGCTGGTCGCGCTGACGGAGACCGGGACGCTCCCCGACATGACACGCTCGGTCGACTTCGGCATGACGTGGAGCTGGTTCGCGGTGTGGGAGGGTAGCTTCATCCGCGACCTTGACACAGACCGCCTCGTCGACGTGTACACGAGCGAGGTCGTCCTCACGCGCGACGAACTGCCCGACTGGCGCAGCTACACCCTCGCCACCGCCGAGGCGGACGGACCCGAGGCGCCGACCGACCACGCCACGATCACGCCCAACCCGAGCGCTGGGCCCGTCACGCTCCGCCTCGACCTCGGCGCCGCGGCGGACGTGGTCGTCGAGACGTTCGACGCGCTCGGCCGGCGCGTGGGGCGCCAGTCGCTGGGGACGATGCCGGCCGGGTCGCTCGCCGTCGCGTTGGCCGCGCCCGCCGTCCCCGGCCCCTACTTCGTCCGCGTGACGGCCGGCGACCGCGTGGTGCGGGGCCGGTTCGTCGTCGCCCGCTGA
- a CDS encoding AGE family epimerase/isomerase: protein MRRLVLAALVAAPVFAQPTVGPLTPPVREALAEEVEVGLRHVLDAWYPRAVDRSQGGFLSAFDWRWRPVGGQEKMIVTQARHVWTTAQAAMWTNDEAYAEMSRHGVAFLRDEMWDAEHGGFYWLVTRDGTPVPEADGRLVKQAYGVAFGIYGLAAAYAATGDAEALALAQDAFRWLDDHAHDSEHGGYFNYLTREGEPLREGLGRTPPKDQNSSIHILEALTELYHVWPDDTLRQRIEEMLLLIRDTITVDPGTLTLFSTPDWTPISYRDSTAAVREANGYYDHVSFGHDVETAYLMLEAAEAIDLDPEPTLRAGQRMLDHSLATGWDTRNGGFMEAGYYFADGEPLVVVDSTKNWWAQAEGLNTLLLMGDLVPAERARYHDRFLQMWGLIQGFLVDHAHGGWYRGTLDRQPELRTADKGGIWKAAYHDARALMNVARRLRSGSASAVPAADPRIRVMGRHRAEAGGAVDFGAAGVTFGIRFRGTRLAARLDDAFRDGGHNWFTVVVDGGEPVRFRTRPGQHDYTLASGLDDGEHTLWLSKATEGQNGPNRLISFEGAEILPADPLPERRIEFIGDSITAGYGVDPEPVACGAGTWYDPTHAWQAYGPRLARRLGAQWMLSAVSGMGMHRNWNSLTPVMPDVYDGLYLEYATDNPAWDVDQYRPDLVVVALGTNDFSAGDGETPRPALDGEAFVSDYVGFVERVRQQNAEAPILLLNSPVFEGEQRELLAESLREVAARRAAAGDDAISTFSFVGRYVDGCDGHPGKAGQQAMADELEPVLRTLTGW from the coding sequence ATGCGCCGTCTGGTCCTTGCCGCTCTCGTCGCGGCGCCCGTCTTTGCCCAGCCCACCGTTGGCCCGTTGACGCCGCCCGTTCGTGAGGCGCTCGCCGAGGAGGTGGAGGTCGGCCTCCGCCACGTCCTCGACGCGTGGTACCCGCGCGCAGTTGACCGCTCGCAGGGCGGGTTCTTGAGCGCGTTCGACTGGCGCTGGCGGCCCGTCGGCGGGCAGGAGAAGATGATCGTGACCCAGGCGCGCCACGTCTGGACGACGGCCCAGGCCGCGATGTGGACGAACGACGAGGCCTACGCCGAGATGAGCCGCCACGGCGTCGCCTTCCTCCGCGACGAGATGTGGGACGCCGAGCACGGCGGGTTCTACTGGCTCGTCACGCGCGACGGCACGCCGGTCCCGGAAGCCGACGGTCGGCTCGTGAAGCAGGCCTACGGCGTCGCGTTCGGGATCTACGGGCTCGCTGCCGCCTACGCCGCGACGGGCGACGCCGAGGCGCTGGCGCTCGCGCAGGATGCGTTCCGCTGGCTGGATGACCACGCCCACGACTCCGAGCACGGCGGCTACTTTAACTACCTCACACGCGAGGGCGAGCCGCTCCGCGAGGGGCTGGGGCGGACGCCGCCGAAGGACCAGAACTCGTCGATCCACATCCTCGAGGCCTTGACCGAGCTCTACCACGTCTGGCCCGACGACACGCTCCGCCAGCGGATCGAGGAGATGCTGCTCCTCATCCGCGACACGATCACCGTCGACCCCGGCACACTCACGCTGTTCTCGACGCCCGACTGGACGCCGATCTCGTACCGCGACTCGACGGCGGCCGTCCGCGAGGCGAACGGGTACTACGACCACGTCTCGTTCGGGCACGACGTGGAGACGGCCTACCTCATGCTCGAAGCGGCCGAGGCCATCGACCTCGACCCGGAGCCGACGCTCCGCGCGGGCCAGCGGATGCTCGACCACAGCCTCGCGACCGGCTGGGACACACGCAACGGCGGGTTCATGGAGGCCGGCTACTATTTCGCCGACGGCGAGCCGCTCGTCGTGGTCGACTCGACCAAGAACTGGTGGGCGCAGGCCGAGGGGCTCAATACGCTCCTCCTCATGGGCGACCTCGTGCCGGCCGAGCGGGCCCGCTACCACGACCGCTTCCTCCAGATGTGGGGCCTCATCCAGGGCTTCCTCGTCGACCACGCGCACGGCGGCTGGTACCGCGGCACGCTCGACCGACAGCCGGAGCTGCGGACGGCCGACAAGGGGGGCATCTGGAAAGCCGCGTATCACGACGCCCGCGCCCTCATGAACGTCGCCCGCCGCCTCCGGAGTGGGTCCGCCTCGGCCGTCCCGGCGGCCGACCCGCGGATCCGCGTCATGGGCCGCCACCGCGCCGAGGCGGGCGGGGCCGTGGACTTCGGCGCGGCCGGCGTCACGTTCGGCATCCGCTTCCGCGGGACGCGCCTCGCCGCCCGCCTCGACGACGCGTTCCGCGACGGCGGCCACAACTGGTTCACCGTCGTGGTCGATGGGGGAGAGCCGGTCCGGTTCCGGACGCGGCCGGGGCAGCACGACTACACGCTCGCCTCCGGCCTCGACGACGGCGAGCACACGCTCTGGCTGAGCAAGGCGACGGAGGGCCAGAACGGCCCCAACCGGCTCATTTCGTTCGAGGGCGCGGAGATCCTCCCGGCCGACCCGCTGCCGGAGCGCCGCATCGAGTTCATCGGCGACTCCATCACGGCCGGCTACGGCGTCGACCCCGAGCCCGTCGCGTGCGGCGCCGGCACGTGGTACGACCCGACGCACGCGTGGCAGGCCTACGGCCCGCGTCTCGCCCGCCGCCTCGGCGCGCAGTGGATGCTCAGCGCCGTCTCCGGCATGGGGATGCACCGCAACTGGAACTCGCTCACGCCGGTGATGCCGGACGTTTACGACGGGCTGTATCTGGAGTACGCGACCGACAACCCGGCGTGGGACGTAGACCAGTACCGCCCCGACCTCGTCGTCGTCGCGCTCGGCACGAACGATTTTTCCGCCGGTGACGGCGAGACGCCGCGGCCCGCGCTCGACGGCGAGGCGTTCGTGAGCGACTACGTCGGGTTCGTCGAGCGCGTCCGCCAGCAGAATGCGGAGGCGCCGATCCTGCTCCTCAACAGCCCCGTCTTCGAGGGCGAGCAGCGCGAGCTTCTGGCGGAGTCCCTCCGCGAGGTGGCCGCCCGCCGCGCCGCGGCCGGTGACGACGCGATCTCGACGTTCTCGTTCGTGGGCCGTTACGTCGACGGCTGCGACGGGCACCCGGGGAAGGCCGGCCAGCAGGCCATGGCCGACGAGTTGGAGCCGGTCCTCCGCACGCTCACCGGCTGGTAG
- a CDS encoding ROK family transcriptional regulator has protein sequence MLTGTNLSHAKRHNLQIVHETIRLYAPISRADVARRTDLTAQTISNLVRQLVDAGLVVETARATGGRGAPPIQLEVNPDAAFAVGLDLDTDHFTAVLVDLSGAVRARVHHEVSLASPAAALDLCVEATGALAAELGLEMDRVWGVGVGIPGPMRPGPDGTYLVSPIAFPDWHDEPIAQRLHERLGLPVFIENNATAAALGEHWYGAGRHLSAFFYVYLGSGLGGGLMVQGAPFDGHTGNAGEIGYLSPRRGRRAGGPTHVGELFNLGALYERLAEAGVEAATPDDLLALHETGEPAFEAWFEEVAEELAGLLFTVRAILDPEATFVGGRWPDRLLSDLLERARVHLGDAVVPGGLDAPDLQLATAGADAGALGVASLPLYHAFAPLQRTVLRRADSAEPEADETGVGAAFKRPGVIG, from the coding sequence ATGCTCACCGGTACCAACCTCTCCCACGCCAAGCGTCACAACCTCCAGATCGTCCACGAGACGATCCGCCTCTACGCCCCGATCTCGCGGGCCGACGTGGCGCGGCGGACGGACCTCACGGCGCAGACGATCTCGAACCTCGTCCGCCAGCTCGTCGACGCTGGCCTCGTGGTCGAGACGGCGCGGGCGACGGGCGGGCGCGGGGCGCCGCCGATCCAGCTCGAGGTCAACCCGGACGCCGCGTTCGCCGTCGGGCTCGACCTCGACACGGATCACTTCACGGCGGTCCTGGTGGACCTCTCGGGCGCCGTCCGCGCCCGCGTCCACCACGAGGTGTCGCTGGCGTCGCCGGCGGCCGCGCTCGACCTGTGCGTCGAGGCGACCGGGGCCCTCGCGGCCGAGCTCGGGCTCGAGATGGACCGCGTGTGGGGCGTCGGCGTGGGGATCCCGGGGCCGATGCGGCCGGGGCCGGACGGGACCTACCTCGTGAGCCCCATCGCTTTCCCGGACTGGCACGACGAGCCCATCGCGCAGCGGCTCCACGAGCGGCTCGGGCTCCCGGTCTTTATCGAGAACAACGCGACGGCGGCCGCGCTCGGCGAGCACTGGTACGGCGCGGGCCGCCACCTCTCGGCGTTCTTCTACGTGTACCTGGGCAGCGGCCTCGGCGGAGGGCTGATGGTCCAGGGCGCCCCGTTCGACGGCCACACGGGCAACGCGGGCGAGATCGGCTACCTCTCGCCGCGCCGCGGGCGCCGGGCAGGCGGCCCGACCCATGTCGGCGAGCTGTTCAACCTCGGCGCCCTTTACGAGCGCCTCGCCGAGGCCGGCGTGGAGGCCGCGACGCCCGACGACCTCCTCGCGCTCCACGAGACCGGCGAGCCGGCGTTCGAGGCGTGGTTCGAGGAAGTGGCCGAAGAGCTGGCGGGCCTCCTGTTCACGGTCCGCGCGATCCTCGACCCCGAGGCCACGTTCGTCGGTGGGCGCTGGCCGGACCGGCTCCTGAGCGACCTGCTGGAGCGCGCCCGCGTCCACCTCGGTGACGCCGTGGTCCCGGGCGGCCTCGACGCGCCCGACCTCCAGCTGGCCACGGCCGGCGCCGACGCCGGCGCGCTCGGCGTGGCCTCCCTCCCGCTCTACCACGCCTTCGCCCCGCTCCAGCGGACCGTCCTCCGCCGCGCCGACTCGGCCGAGCCCGAGGCCGACGAGACGGGCGTCGGCGCCGCGTTCAAGCGGCCGGGCGTGATCGGGTAG